In Agromyces sp. SYSU T00194, a genomic segment contains:
- a CDS encoding RNA-binding S4 domain-containing protein has translation MPDAASVRVDAFLWAVRQYKTRSEATAACRAGHVRVNGERAKAAQPVRPGDELRVRVRGFDRTLVVRRPITKRVGASVAAEAVTDLTPPPPPREAVAQVPVRDRGAGRPTKRERRDLDRLRGR, from the coding sequence ATGCCCGATGCCGCGAGCGTCCGCGTCGACGCGTTCCTCTGGGCGGTGCGCCAGTACAAGACCCGTTCCGAGGCGACGGCGGCGTGCCGAGCGGGCCACGTGCGCGTGAACGGGGAGCGCGCGAAGGCGGCGCAGCCGGTGCGACCGGGCGACGAGCTGCGCGTGCGCGTGCGCGGGTTCGACCGCACGCTCGTCGTGCGCCGCCCGATCACGAAGCGCGTCGGGGCATCGGTCGCCGCCGAGGCGGTGACCGATCTCACTCCCCCGCCGCCGCCGCGCGAGGCGGTGGCCCAGGTGCCCGTGCGCGACCGCGGCGCGGGCCGGCCGACCAAGCGCGAGCGGCGCGACCTCGACCGGCTGCGCGGGCGCTGA